The Candidatus Limnocylindrales bacterium genome has a segment encoding these proteins:
- a CDS encoding UbiA family prenyltransferase translates to MISRPISTSAEPPLCVDMDGTLVRTDTLFESVLLLLKANPLLIAALPIWLAGGKANLKRQISRRVELDPSTLPYHQEFVAFLRDEHAAGRRIVLVSAADEAIVRPVADYVGVFHEVIASNGTNNLKGANKRAELCERFGAGGYDYAGDHVADLDVWSSARNAIVVSSDARLAGRAGERVTRTFPSPPWSFRTLARALRVQQWVKNLLVFVALLMAPEARDPELFVNAFLAFVAFNLCASSVYLANDLLDLAADRRHATKCRRPFASGDLPLVAGFAMGPVCLLSGLAVAALLPPSFLVVLLIYLAATTAYSFRLKHVPLIDVLLLAMLYTGRVIAGGAATGIVPSPWLLGFSLFFFLSLAFVKRYSELYGVRQQQQPDGLKVRGYYHSDLELIATNGAVSGYISVLVAALYINSDRVVGLYAHPAALWLICPMLLYWISRIWLLAHRGVLKDDPVLFAIKDPSSYVVGATIAVLLLAARL, encoded by the coding sequence ATGATTTCACGCCCCATCTCGACCTCCGCCGAGCCGCCGCTCTGTGTCGACATGGACGGAACGCTCGTCAGGACAGACACACTGTTTGAGTCCGTCCTTCTTCTGCTCAAGGCGAATCCGCTCCTGATCGCGGCGTTGCCGATCTGGCTGGCCGGAGGCAAGGCCAACCTGAAGCGCCAGATCTCGAGAAGAGTCGAGCTCGACCCTTCGACACTTCCGTATCATCAGGAGTTCGTCGCCTTCCTGCGCGACGAGCATGCCGCGGGTCGCAGGATCGTGCTCGTATCTGCGGCCGACGAGGCCATCGTGCGGCCCGTCGCAGACTACGTCGGCGTATTCCACGAGGTCATTGCGAGCAACGGCACGAACAACCTGAAGGGCGCAAACAAGCGCGCCGAGCTCTGCGAACGCTTCGGCGCCGGCGGCTACGATTATGCAGGCGACCATGTTGCGGACCTCGACGTCTGGTCGAGCGCGCGCAACGCAATCGTCGTCAGCTCCGACGCTCGCCTTGCCGGTCGCGCCGGCGAGCGCGTCACGCGCACATTCCCGTCGCCGCCGTGGAGCTTTCGCACGCTGGCACGCGCGCTGCGAGTTCAGCAGTGGGTCAAGAACCTGCTCGTCTTCGTTGCGCTGCTGATGGCACCGGAAGCGCGCGATCCGGAACTTTTCGTGAACGCATTCCTTGCATTCGTCGCATTCAACCTGTGCGCGTCCTCGGTCTACCTCGCCAACGATCTGCTCGATCTGGCGGCCGACCGCAGGCATGCCACGAAGTGCAGGAGACCGTTCGCCTCGGGCGACCTTCCGCTGGTGGCCGGATTCGCCATGGGGCCCGTCTGCCTGCTTTCCGGCCTCGCTGTGGCTGCGCTGCTGCCGCCGTCGTTCCTGGTGGTGCTGCTGATCTACCTCGCCGCCACGACGGCGTACTCGTTTCGTTTGAAGCACGTGCCGCTCATCGATGTGCTCCTGCTCGCCATGTTGTACACGGGACGCGTCATCGCGGGCGGCGCGGCGACCGGAATCGTTCCGTCTCCATGGCTTCTCGGGTTCTCGCTGTTCTTTTTTCTGAGCCTGGCGTTCGTCAAGCGCTACTCGGAGCTCTACGGAGTACGGCAACAGCAGCAGCCGGACGGGCTGAAGGTGCGCGGCTATTACCATTCGGACCTGGAGCTGATCGCAACCAACGGCGCCGTCAGCGGCTATATTTCGGTGCTGGTTGCCGCCCTCTACATCAACAGCGACCGCGTCGTCGGACTTTACGCGCATCCCGCGGCGCTCTGGCTCATCTGTCCGATGCTGCTCTACTGGATCAGCCGCATCTGGCTGCTCGCGCATCGCGGCGTGCTGAAAGACGATCCAGTGCTCTTCGCCATCAAGGATCCGTCCAGTTATGTCGTAGGCGCGACCATCGCAGTTCTGCTGCTTGCCGCTCGCCTGTAA